In a genomic window of Streptomyces noursei ATCC 11455:
- a CDS encoding deoxyguanosinetriphosphate triphosphohydrolase, whose amino-acid sequence MTGTTRATPPSPGQDPHAALPGYTAADTERWVPEPDKRPGRTAFQRDRARVLHSAALRRLAGKTQVVTPGSATQAWDASPRTRLTHSLECAQVGRELGAALGCDPDLVEAACLAHDLGHPPFGHNGEQALNEVAAPCGGFEGNAQSLRLLARLEPKRFVPAPDGAPVSVGLNLTRAALDAATKYPWPRGAHPDGPAAVKFGVYADDLPVFAWFRQGAPSGRRSFEAQVMDWADDVAYSVHDVEDGLHAGHLDPNVLLADPERAEIFAVAAERYAPGADEADLAAALDRLLEQVWWPHGYDGSALAQARLKDATSQLIGRFCLAAEGATRARHGSGRLTRYAAELVVPAETRLECAVLKAVADRYVIQRPDQEALRADQRVVIAELAEALLARAPDGLDPQFRSLFDAAPDDGARMRAVIDQIAALTDASARTLHARLTRPPGNG is encoded by the coding sequence ATGACGGGCACAACACGGGCAACTCCTCCCAGCCCCGGCCAGGATCCGCACGCGGCACTCCCCGGTTACACCGCGGCGGACACCGAACGCTGGGTCCCCGAACCGGACAAACGCCCCGGGCGCACCGCCTTCCAACGCGACCGCGCCCGGGTCCTGCACTCCGCCGCACTGCGCCGGCTCGCCGGCAAGACCCAGGTCGTCACCCCCGGCAGCGCCACCCAGGCGTGGGACGCCAGCCCCCGCACCCGGTTGACGCACTCCCTGGAGTGCGCCCAGGTGGGCCGCGAACTGGGCGCCGCCCTCGGCTGCGACCCGGACCTGGTCGAGGCCGCCTGCCTGGCGCACGACCTCGGCCACCCGCCCTTCGGGCACAACGGCGAACAGGCCCTCAACGAGGTCGCCGCGCCCTGCGGCGGCTTCGAGGGCAACGCCCAGTCGCTGCGCCTCCTGGCCCGCCTGGAACCCAAACGGTTCGTGCCCGCACCGGACGGCGCCCCGGTCAGCGTCGGCCTCAACCTCACCCGCGCCGCCCTGGACGCCGCCACCAAGTACCCCTGGCCGCGCGGCGCGCACCCCGACGGACCGGCCGCCGTGAAATTCGGTGTCTACGCCGACGACCTGCCGGTGTTCGCGTGGTTCCGACAGGGCGCCCCGTCCGGCCGGCGCAGTTTCGAGGCGCAGGTCATGGACTGGGCCGACGACGTCGCCTACTCGGTGCACGACGTCGAGGACGGGCTCCACGCCGGCCACCTGGACCCCAACGTCCTGCTCGCCGACCCCGAACGCGCCGAGATCTTCGCGGTCGCCGCGGAGCGCTACGCCCCCGGCGCCGACGAGGCGGACCTCGCCGCCGCCCTGGACCGCCTCCTGGAGCAGGTGTGGTGGCCGCACGGCTACGACGGCTCGGCGCTCGCCCAGGCCCGCCTCAAGGACGCCACCAGCCAACTCATCGGCCGTTTCTGCCTGGCCGCCGAGGGCGCGACGCGGGCCCGCCACGGCAGCGGGCGGCTCACGCGGTACGCGGCGGAGCTGGTGGTTCCGGCCGAAACCCGCCTGGAATGCGCCGTTCTCAAGGCCGTCGCCGACCGCTACGTGATACAGCGCCCGGACCAGGAGGCGCTCCGCGCCGACCAGCGCGTGGTGATCGCCGAACTCGCCGAGGCGCTGCTCGCCCGGGCCCCCGACGGCCTTGATCCACAGTTCCGTTCGCTGTTCGACGCGGCCCCCGACGACGGGGCCCGGATGCGCGCCGTGATCGACCAGATCGCCGCGCTCACCGACGCCTCCGCGCGTACTCTTCACGCCCGCCTCACACGTCCCCCTGGTAACGGTTAG
- a CDS encoding adenosine deaminase: MPSTPASAPAHRPLPKAELHLHIEGTLEPGLAFTLAERNAVTLPYATEDELRRAYSFSDLQSFLNLYYALMEVLRTEDDFADLAHAYLARAKEQGVRHAEIFFDPQAHTSRGVPLGTVIRGLARALDAAPEAYGITTRLIMCFLRDESAESALATFEAARPYLDRITAVGLDSAEVGHPPSKFQEVFALAREAGLKCVAHAGEEGPAAYVWEALDLLGVDRVDHGVRCMEDERLVARLVADRIPLTVCPLSNVRLRVVDDLADHPLPAMLDAGLLVTVNSDDPAYFGGYADDNFTAVRDALGLDDATLRTLARNSFLASFLDEETRAAYLKELDAC, from the coding sequence GTGCCCTCCACCCCCGCGAGCGCCCCCGCCCACCGCCCCCTCCCCAAGGCCGAACTGCACCTCCACATCGAGGGCACCCTGGAGCCCGGCCTGGCCTTCACGCTCGCCGAACGCAACGCCGTCACGCTGCCCTACGCCACCGAGGACGAGCTCCGCCGCGCCTACTCCTTCAGCGACCTGCAGTCCTTCCTGAACCTCTACTACGCGCTGATGGAGGTGCTGCGCACCGAGGACGACTTCGCCGACCTCGCGCACGCCTACCTGGCGCGCGCCAAGGAGCAGGGCGTACGGCACGCCGAGATCTTCTTCGACCCGCAGGCGCACACCTCCCGCGGCGTCCCCCTCGGCACGGTCATCCGCGGCCTGGCCCGGGCCCTGGACGCCGCCCCGGAGGCGTACGGCATCACCACCCGGCTGATCATGTGCTTCCTGCGCGACGAGAGCGCCGAGTCGGCCCTGGCGACCTTCGAGGCGGCCCGCCCCTACCTGGACCGGATCACCGCCGTCGGCCTGGACTCGGCCGAGGTCGGCCACCCGCCGTCGAAGTTCCAGGAGGTCTTCGCACTGGCCCGGGAGGCCGGCCTCAAGTGCGTGGCCCACGCGGGCGAGGAGGGCCCGGCGGCATACGTGTGGGAGGCGCTGGACCTCCTGGGCGTGGACCGGGTCGACCACGGGGTGCGCTGCATGGAGGACGAGCGCCTGGTCGCCCGCCTGGTGGCCGACCGGATCCCGCTCACCGTCTGCCCGCTGTCCAACGTCCGGCTCCGGGTGGTCGACGACCTCGCCGACCACCCGCTGCCCGCCATGCTGGACGCCGGGCTGCTGGTCACCGTCAACTCCGACGACCCGGCCTACTTCGGCGGGTACGCCGACGACAACTTCACCGCCGTGCGGGACGCCCTCGGCCTGGACGACGCGACGCTGCGGACGCTCGCCCGCAACTCCTTCCTGGCGTCCTTCCTCGACGAGGAGACCCGCGCCGCCTACCTGAAGGAACTGGACGCCTGCTGA
- a CDS encoding sirohydrochlorin chelatase, which yields MTASKANQPAPEPSPATSPQVPGPHPAPRAPVGAAGLAAEIAAELSNRLRTVRLHARRRPAAPPPALVAVAHGSRHPGAAPTVRALLAGIRALRPDLPVRLGHIELDRPLLADTLAGLRDEGIGEVVLVPLLFGRGHHVTHDLPAALAAAPHLSGLIAAPLGPHALLAEALHGRLLEAGFPARPHDTGRPAVVLAAAGSRAPRSALDTARTAHLLSARLGGVPVLPAYAHPSPATAPDGDASRRPSRIAAAPTVPDAVRALADRGHHPHDIAVAACFAAPGRFADRCAALAPGPAAAPLGDHPALARLVLHRYDQALSARTGSRTESSGPARRTRITAGTAASGTAPRRVAAPSR from the coding sequence ATGACGGCGTCGAAAGCGAACCAGCCCGCACCGGAACCGAGCCCCGCCACCTCCCCGCAGGTACCCGGCCCGCACCCCGCGCCCCGCGCACCCGTGGGCGCCGCCGGCCTCGCCGCCGAGATCGCCGCCGAACTCAGCAACCGGCTCCGCACCGTCCGGCTGCACGCCCGCCGCCGCCCCGCGGCACCACCCCCCGCCCTCGTGGCCGTCGCGCACGGCAGCCGCCACCCCGGGGCCGCCCCCACCGTGCGGGCCCTCCTCGCCGGGATCCGCGCGCTCCGCCCCGACCTCCCCGTCCGCCTCGGCCACATCGAACTCGACCGGCCGCTGCTCGCCGACACCCTCGCCGGGCTGCGCGACGAAGGCATCGGCGAGGTCGTCCTGGTGCCGCTGCTCTTCGGCCGCGGCCACCACGTCACCCACGACCTGCCCGCCGCGCTCGCCGCCGCCCCGCACCTCAGCGGCCTGATAGCGGCCCCGCTGGGCCCGCACGCCCTCCTGGCGGAGGCACTGCACGGCCGCCTCCTGGAGGCCGGCTTCCCCGCCCGCCCCCACGACACCGGCCGCCCCGCCGTCGTCCTGGCCGCCGCCGGCTCCCGCGCCCCCCGCTCCGCCCTGGACACCGCCCGCACCGCCCACCTGCTCTCCGCCCGCCTCGGCGGCGTCCCCGTACTGCCCGCCTACGCCCACCCGTCGCCCGCCACCGCCCCGGACGGAGACGCTTCGCGTCGCCCCTCCCGGATTGCCGCCGCCCCGACCGTCCCCGACGCCGTCCGCGCACTGGCCGACCGCGGTCACCACCCCCACGACATCGCCGTCGCCGCCTGCTTCGCCGCCCCCGGCCGCTTCGCCGACCGCTGCGCGGCGCTCGCCCCCGGCCCCGCCGCCGCCCCCCTGGGCGACCACCCGGCGCTGGCCCGCCTCGTACTGCACCGCTACGACCAGGCGCTGAGCGCCCGCACCGGATCCCGCACGGAGAGCTCGGGGCCTGCCCGGCGGACGCGGATCACGGCCGGGACCGCGGCGTCCGGTACGGCGCCTCGCCGCGTTGCCGCACCGTCCCGATAG
- a CDS encoding gamma-glutamylcyclotransferase family protein → MTTEAERLPFFVYGTLRPGEANYARTLRGRTAAEEPARIAGALLYEGPGYPYATAGPADAVVHGALVRPRDADYDAVRAALDRLEGYTPGSPAGAGNLYERVATEAVCPDGRTVRAWVYLAAEPLASRLRAAGTPIACGEWTGRAARRSPG, encoded by the coding sequence ATGACCACCGAGGCCGAGCGCCTGCCGTTCTTCGTCTACGGAACGCTGCGCCCGGGCGAGGCCAACTACGCCCGCACCCTGCGCGGCCGGACCGCCGCCGAGGAACCGGCCCGGATCGCCGGCGCGCTGCTCTACGAGGGCCCCGGATACCCGTACGCCACCGCCGGGCCCGCCGACGCGGTGGTGCACGGCGCGCTGGTCCGCCCCCGCGACGCCGACTACGACGCCGTCCGCGCCGCGCTGGACCGGCTGGAGGGCTACACCCCGGGTTCCCCGGCGGGCGCCGGCAACCTCTACGAGCGGGTGGCCACCGAGGCGGTCTGCCCGGACGGCAGGACCGTCCGAGCCTGGGTCTACCTGGCGGCCGAACCGCTCGCCAGCCGCCTGCGGGCCGCCGGCACGCCGATCGCCTGCGGAGAGTGGACCGGCCGCGCCGCCCGCAGGTCCCCCGGATAA
- a CDS encoding molybdopterin oxidoreductase family protein → MTAADTATVETHCPYCALQCGMGLRPTTGMDGPAVEVVERPDFPVNRGALCGKGRTASELLAPGARLLSPLVRDRDTGELVPAGWDTALDRVAEGLRRAGAVYGRDAVGVFGGGGLTNEKAYALGKFARVVLGTSQIDYNGRFCMSSAAAAQGRAFGLDRGLPFPLADVARTGCVLLVGSNLAETMPPALRYLTELKENGGRLIVVDPRRTRTAEQADLHLAPRPGTDLALALGLLHLVVAEGRVDEEFVAGRTSGWPAARAAAMAHWPELVERLTGIPVPQLREAVRMFCDAPSSMVLTARGPEQQAKGTDTVGAWINLCLATGRAGRELSGYGCLTGQGNGQGGREHGQKADQLPGYRRLDDPAARRHVAAVWGVDPDALPGPGRSAYELLDALGGDVRALLLMGSNPVVSAPHAAHVEERIRALDFLAVADVVLSETAALADVVLPVAQWAEETGTTTNLEGRVLLRRRALDPPPGVRTDLAVLGGLAARLGHPVGFPTEPAEVFEELRRASAGGPADYSGITYARLAAGDGVFWPCPAERADAAGTATTPEAAARAGAQVTPSATAAAAPEAAARAATGAQAACGDPVGLPVHPGTPRLFLERFATPDGRARFVPVTHRPADEETDAGYPVVLTTGRVLAQYQSGAQTRRVAALNAAEPSPYVELHPRLADRLGVADGEPVAVVSRRGRAVAPARVSPAIRPDTVFMPFHWPGEGRANSLTNPALDPVSRMPEFKVCAVRIERLER, encoded by the coding sequence ATGACTGCCGCCGACACCGCCACGGTCGAGACACACTGCCCCTACTGCGCCCTTCAGTGCGGCATGGGGCTGCGGCCCACCACCGGGATGGACGGTCCGGCCGTGGAGGTCGTGGAGCGCCCTGACTTCCCCGTCAACCGGGGCGCGCTGTGCGGCAAGGGGCGGACCGCGTCCGAACTGCTCGCGCCCGGGGCGCGGTTGCTCTCCCCTCTGGTACGCGACCGGGACACCGGGGAGCTGGTGCCGGCCGGTTGGGACACCGCCCTGGACCGGGTCGCGGAGGGGCTGCGGCGGGCCGGGGCGGTGTACGGGCGGGACGCGGTCGGGGTGTTCGGCGGTGGCGGGCTGACCAACGAGAAGGCGTATGCGCTGGGGAAGTTCGCCCGGGTGGTGCTGGGCACCTCGCAGATCGACTACAACGGCCGGTTCTGCATGTCGTCGGCCGCGGCGGCGCAGGGCCGCGCGTTCGGGCTGGACCGGGGGCTGCCGTTCCCGCTGGCCGATGTGGCGCGTACCGGGTGCGTGCTGCTGGTCGGCTCCAACCTGGCGGAGACCATGCCGCCGGCGCTGCGCTACCTGACCGAGCTGAAGGAGAACGGCGGTCGGCTGATCGTCGTCGATCCGCGCCGGACCCGCACCGCCGAGCAGGCCGATCTGCATCTGGCGCCGCGTCCGGGCACGGACCTGGCGCTGGCGTTGGGGCTGCTGCACCTGGTGGTCGCCGAGGGGCGGGTGGACGAGGAGTTCGTCGCCGGGCGCACCAGCGGCTGGCCGGCGGCGCGGGCCGCCGCGATGGCGCACTGGCCGGAACTGGTCGAGCGCCTCACGGGCATACCGGTGCCGCAACTCCGCGAGGCCGTGCGGATGTTCTGCGACGCGCCGTCCTCGATGGTGCTGACCGCGCGCGGCCCGGAACAGCAGGCGAAGGGCACCGACACGGTAGGGGCGTGGATCAACCTGTGCCTGGCCACCGGGCGGGCGGGCCGGGAGCTGTCCGGTTACGGCTGCCTGACCGGTCAGGGCAACGGTCAGGGCGGCCGGGAACACGGCCAGAAGGCGGACCAGTTGCCGGGCTACCGGCGGCTGGACGATCCGGCGGCCCGCCGCCACGTGGCGGCGGTGTGGGGCGTGGACCCCGATGCGCTCCCCGGGCCGGGCCGCAGCGCCTACGAGCTCCTGGACGCGCTGGGCGGGGACGTCCGGGCGCTGCTGCTGATGGGGTCCAACCCGGTGGTGTCGGCGCCGCACGCCGCCCATGTGGAGGAGCGGATCCGGGCGTTGGACTTCCTGGCGGTGGCGGACGTGGTGCTGTCCGAGACGGCGGCGCTGGCGGACGTGGTGCTGCCCGTCGCCCAGTGGGCGGAGGAGACCGGGACGACGACCAACCTGGAGGGCCGGGTGCTGCTGCGCCGCCGGGCCCTGGACCCGCCGCCCGGGGTCCGCACGGACCTGGCGGTGCTCGGCGGGCTGGCGGCGCGCCTGGGGCACCCGGTGGGCTTCCCGACCGAGCCGGCGGAGGTCTTCGAGGAGCTGCGGCGCGCGTCGGCGGGCGGTCCGGCGGACTACTCGGGCATCACCTACGCCCGACTCGCGGCGGGGGACGGGGTGTTCTGGCCGTGCCCGGCGGAACGGGCGGACGCGGCGGGGACGGCGACCACGCCGGAGGCCGCGGCGCGGGCCGGCGCGCAGGTCACGCCATCGGCCACCGCGGCGGCCGCCCCGGAGGCCGCGGCGCGGGCCGCGACGGGGGCGCAGGCGGCCTGCGGGGACCCGGTCGGACTCCCGGTCCACCCCGGCACGCCCCGGCTCTTCCTGGAGCGGTTCGCGACGCCCGACGGCCGGGCGCGGTTCGTGCCCGTCACGCACCGCCCGGCGGACGAGGAGACCGACGCCGGGTATCCGGTGGTGCTGACGACGGGGCGGGTGCTGGCCCAGTACCAGTCGGGGGCGCAGACCCGCCGGGTGGCCGCGCTGAACGCCGCCGAGCCCAGCCCCTACGTCGAGCTCCACCCGCGGCTGGCGGACCGGCTCGGCGTCGCCGACGGCGAGCCGGTCGCGGTGGTCTCCCGGCGCGGCCGGGCGGTGGCGCCGGCCCGGGTGAGCCCGGCGATCCGCCCGGACACGGTGTTCATGCCGTTCCACTGGCCGGGCGAGGGCCGTGCCAACAGCCTCACCAACCCGGCGCTCGACCCGGTGTCCCGGATGCCGGAGTTCAAGGTGTGCGCCGTACGGATCGAGCGGCTGGAGCGGTAG